The DNA sequence aggggagtggagttcgatcagctgatcgttcctcagtgctaccgtgaggatctgttgcgcttgtcgcatgggggttcgtggtccggacacctaggagttaagaaaactaaggaccgtctcttgcaagagtactattggccagggtgttttcgggacgcagaccactttgtgaagacatgtgacacctgtcagcgggtgggcaaaccaggggacaaatcgagggcgccgttgagattggtacctaccattacggagccttttagacggctcgttattgatacagtgggacctctgccggtaacagccacggggtacagacacattttgactgtgatctgcccagcgacaaagttccctgaagcagtgccgcttaaagaactcagctcagttgagatagtcaatgcactactgtccatatttgcgcgagttggttttcctgcggaaatccaatcagatcagggcacagtgtttactagcgctttgacgacaacttttctcgaaaggtgtggggtaaagctgttacacagctcagtgtaccacccacagtcgaattccgttgagaagctccactccgtcatgaagcgcgtgttgagagcattgtgttttgaacatcaaactgactgggagctgtgtctgcctggggtgatgtttgcattaaggaccgcgccgcatgtggctacggggttttcgccagctgagctggtgtacggtcgctcgctgcgatctccgcttcgcatgcttcgagaatcgtgggaaggcaggggcgacgacccagtcgtggtggagtacgtgcttaggctcctcgaacgcttaagaagggcacaggagttgtcaggtgaagcaatggcaaaggcccagcagagggccaaggtttattatgatcggacagccagggcccgtcgttttgaggtgggcgatgaggtcatgatattgcgcacatcgctaaaaaacaaactagacgtgcagtgggagggcccagcacgaattgttcaaaaactgtcggacgtcaactatgTGGTGAGTCTgtcaggaaagcggaaagcacagcaagtttaccactgtaatctgctcaaaccctataaacaacgggaagcagtggtgtgcatgatggtaaacgttcctgaagagcttccggtcgagcttccgggactaggctcagtgacgaacaggaaagacaccgatcaagtcgttagtgacttaatcagtagagcatcgctgtcgcctgagcagaaaaccgaactacaccagctcttacaatggtttcaaggtctgttctctgagaggcctggtaggacttctgtccttactcatgacatagaacttacctccccagagccagtacgatccaaggcgtaccgggtgtcaccccgccagagtgatattatggaggctgaggtaaagaaaatgctacagctcggtgttattgaggcgggtgagagtgattatacctcccctttgattttagttgaggtaccgggcaaggaacctcgtccttgcgtcgactaccgcaggcttaattccatcactaaggatcaaatttatccgatccctaacatcgaggagcgccttgagaatgttagtagcgctcagtttatttccaccctagatcttgtcaggggttattggcaggttccacttacagaacaggctagtaggtatgcggcgttcatttcaccaatgggaacattccgtcctaaagtgttgagttttggtttgaagaacacgccatactgtttttcaagcctcatggataaagtgttgcggggacagcaagaattcgctttaccgtatttagacgacgtagcgatattatccgcatcctggtctgagcatatggcacacttgcgggcagtgctaacccgcctgcgcgaagcgggcttgacggtcaaggctcccaagtgccagttagcacaggccgaggttgtctacctcggtcacgtgattggtcggggtcgtcgccgcccctctgaaataaaggtggccgctgtgcgagacttcccgcaaccgcgcacgaagaccgatattcggtcgttcttaggtgtcgccggctactatcagaggtacatccccaggtactctgatatcgctgctcccctgacggatgctctaagaaaaacagagccccaaacagtcgtctgggacgagacaaaggaaagagcttttagcgccctaaagagtgccctaacaagccagcctgtgctacgatcgcccgactacacaaaagggttcgttgttcagtgcgatgctagtgagcgaggcatgggcgttgtactgtgccaatgggaaaatggagaagtggaacaccccgtcctgtatgctagtcgtaagctgactagtcgtgagcaggcgtacagcgccaccgagaaagagtgtgcgtgtctcgtgtgggccgttcagaaattgtcatgctatctagccggctcgaggtttatcattgagacggatcactgccctctccaatggctgcagaccatctctcccaaaaatggccgcctcctgcgctggagcctcgctttgcaacaatattcctttgaggtgcgttacaaaaaggggagtctcaacggtggcgccgatggcttaagtcgaagcccctaacgtgggaatcagcctcaaaattgttactgatgtttttcttcctgaggcaggatttttaacatattgcttttgtgtagtgtttcaaagtgatgatgtgctttctagtgcaattttccaatttgtggacgcgttctgagtgctgctagactactgtaaggaactaggcagtggtataaaaggggaaagagcctggcagggcttagtgaaggttgtgccgtgcttgctaactgaccggttgagtttcggcgtagttctaacgcttgccgggaacgagaacaaaaatgtcaactctcccgaagtcactttgcagtgtcctgtgtgaacctgaacgagagaacgaggccttctctgtgcgctgcgctcaagaaacgtcgagggacgcccgacttcggttatgagcatcatcgagcgacatccctccggacagcggatgcagtcccctgaccttcgggatctccttcccccggcggggcggtctgttacgtttcgcctacgacgcgcggtatagccggcgcggatgcaacggacgccggggcttcgttcaaagcggcagacattttggcccgttcggcgccgccgctacgcctgcccgccaagcgcgtccaggcatgttccaatgccacgtgtcttcgtgtgcgtgtgtgtgtgtgtgcatgttggtgcccacgcttgtcgaagcgcggcagccggggagaggagctcccccaactgtgaagcgaggaggtctgagcggcgccggcccggtggatgcgtcacctacgcgtcccaacgtgcccgagcggcgccgtcccggcggatgcgccacctactcatcccaacgtgcccgagcggcgaagtcacgtgcgcgtctatagaggcgttccttcttgccctcaactgcgagtgtataaaagcagctgcccccggacgccaagagagaggctccgatttcttctgttgagcaacgtgcactcccgtctctctacttcggtcgacctgaccgcccactctttgcgatgctagaataaacaagttgttctgttaccagccgactcatgctttgccgggaccttcgaatgcttccagttgtaccccaggccgccaggccaacgctacccttggggcttgcgacccaggtgcaacaacgggcgtcagcgctgaggttacAACAGTATACTTTGCTTGTggttttcggcactgttttagaagatatttcgGCGAATAGCAcgtggtgttagcgatgctacgaaaataggagttcattgcagggatcgttcgcgtcttgcacgcttgacgcgggtacacgtgtacgcgtttgttgctcaacacacgtgGTTGTTCCGTGCTCATAGCaggcgaaggcacacttgtcgcacAGGagttccgcgtcctcacgtgcaccagacactcgcatgatttctccgcgcacgtgagcgcgcccTCACCTCGAGTCAATCGACCCATGTGACACTTGTTTTttgcagatcgtgacgatcgcagtcaataaaaacatggtcaatacgaggcccatgatacttcctttcttccacttatcctttgctcatttatacataggCATCTCGAGCTTGAAAACAATGaacaggtgatattcacaacacactGCAGGCTTCAAATTTttagcttgtaagccgagcacatgaaatgaactgaagtcagcatccatattatgttttatgttgaaatgctacggtgcatacccaaataatgttgtgcttcatgcgtaacaagaaatacaaaacaacaggaCACcaagtagctttagtttcactctgtcactatgcctGTTACATAAACcactctaaaagcacaagaattacccgccgtggtttctcagtggcttggtgttgggctgctgagcacgaggtcccgggatccaatcccggccacggcggccgcatttcgatagaggcgaaaacgcccgtgtacttagattaaggtgcacgttaaagaaccccaggtggtcaaaatttccggagtcctcgactacggcgtgcctcgtaatcagaaagtggttttggcacgtaaggcccCATAATTTCTTTAAAAGCACAAGAATATTATACATCGCCTATGCAACTTAGGCGAagaaagtgctgcgtcaccagcgggcgttcctgcttttttttttttttttacacagtcagcaaatcttggcagtctaagaaaacagtcataaataagttgagaagattAGCCGCTTATGGAACGCACtggacagccgcgttcataaatcgcaatttagcaaactctcgctcattatcagtgtacagaagtacatatacgttgctgtaatcacgcaaatggctcatattggccttccacaagatgtAGTGCGCAAAAtagtcatcgaagttggtttttacgcctgctgtgcacagatcgtgtTACGATCACGGcgcaaacaccggtgcgcacaagGTAGTCGCAGTGTGTcatgcgtatacggcggacgaattcggccggcagaatcgagaacgcgtggtatccgtttacaaactaaattaaatgcatccgatttagcttgtgaaatgaTACAATGAACGTGCCTGTggcactgtcaggtgttagtttcgtcctgcttggaaacattcaataggcGCCAACGGCGGttcacgatgttcatgcccaaaagcccaagcttgcctcattccggctcgaaggGACGAAATGTTttcttcgtagctcgctccgcggaaggaaaaaaaatgcgtgCATAAGCAGCACGCGTGCACGATCGGTGTGCAAAACAACcgccggctgcattacttcgcatacaataacattttattttcgttcttagcaaccattatctcctggaacaaagtatttgtacttcaatAAACACTCAagccgatgtgtcaccgaatgtCAAGtgcttccaacacggcggccttcccgcgacgctgccggcttggaaggtatatggcggtgacTGCTCAGTGTTGCCACttaaatcccgacctttgcggtactctgaaattttttgcaGTGACTCTACGCATACCTAGGCAACCTACATGCATGCTCCGCTTTAGGGTGGTGACAGCCTTTGCAAAGGTACTTACCGCCGTCGCTAGATTAGGGGGTTGAGCTTTCCGACAACTTAAAAGATATGGGAAGCAAAATGGCGAAAAGGAAGCCAACAGACGACGTTTGTTGAAACCTTTGGGGACgttaattaattaacttttacagcgaagctgttaagggctactttctccaCTATCGCGACCGCGTGTAGAAAAATTAAACGGAcgatagggcaatgccgggccgaccctcggcggaggtgaagcgatGTATGTCGGTACTGCTACAGCTCCATACAGCACCCGATGCCTGGTCCCGCCAtcacgctcatttttttttttttttagagcgaagctttctttggctcatCTCGCGACTGTCCCGGCGTTGCTGTGATGGACTTGCTGTGCGTGACGCTGGCTTTCTTGCAACACTACCaaatggcgctcgcctctgcgaATCACGACCAGCAGCGCCGCGGCAGCGTTCAACAGTTTGTGCGTATGGGGCGTGTTGCGCTTGCTTTCCTGTGCGacgaaaatgcaggtgctgggctgtggaggtcgcgtgctgtGCTCTGATAGTGTAAACGTTACAATCGTCCCTAGCCTGAAGTGACCGCTCGGAGCTGGCGCTTCAAGCGTCTCAACAGCACGCTCGCCAAgaatgcagaaggagcacgtaaacacgcgccagcaaaatggctccaaagcatgCACTCAGCTtcgaggagcgtcttcgctacgcagcgaaacctAGTGCACACCGCGAATGTATGCATACAATGTATACATGCAATTATATTAATTGAATTAAGTGCAGCTCTATAATCCCATTAAAGTTTAACACtcctgccacgatgcgatgtgccatgtgacgcAATGATAATGCTCAGCCCCCTCAGGCATTATATACAATGACACCGCCTCAAGGAAACACGTCTCCTTGTGTATTCTGTCGACTACGCAAACAGTAGTGGCGCACGCAGGGTAACGTGTAACTTCACCTCACCACTCGGGTATAGGACTAAACACTGAAGATCTTACACACGCGCCACCAACATCACCGCCAATTATCTTCAATCAAAGCAATGCCCTGTAATGCCCTGGGGCCCTGagggtaatgaaataaataaataaataaataaataaataaataaataaataaataaataaataaattacatcgattcccacagtgcgcgtGATCCGTCGATGTTTTCCCTTTGAGGATGACCGAAAATATTTTCCGAGCATGGAAATCGCGAGAAAGCCTAATTTTATTCGGACTTCGCTCCACATTTTGGAACTTCAGCTACCGGTGTCAGAATCGCGAGGACTAGAATACCCACTGATCCTTTCAGTTTAAGGGCAGTGGAACTAGCAGTAACGAaatctttttttctcattctggTGCCTCAAGTATATTTCGCGGTCCAGGATACTTGTGTGAAAAGCGCCACAGCACGTGCGACGCGCAACCTGGAAGTGCATAATCATGTCCGTCGTGCCAAACCATAACGGCTGAAACCACACCGTTGGTGCTACTGCACCTAAATCTCGACCCCAGTCTCCATTATGTCTCCGCGAACAGCACGGGTACTGCTGGCTTGCTGACGCGAAGGCTGAGTCGAGCTGGCTGTAAGCATACGACAAGAGGCTGAGCGCTATGGCGACCGTTCGCTGGCTCGTTCTAGAAATCGCTAGCAAAATACCACTGCCGCATGCAATCACTGAAATTCCGGCCCATAGATCCTTGCACGGCAAGCTCTATCCGCGTCTCCATAGCGCACGCAATTCTGTCACAGGGGAGCCGAATAGCGATCTAGAAATAGCAACAAGTGTCAACGCATAGGCCTGGTTTTCCTGCGTAACGTCTTTAGTGTATTTTACAATATAACACATGTTTTGGTTCCTCATCGAAAGCACGCAAGTGTCAAAgagtcaaagagtttattcagacaacgtatggtacagttgcctagggcgctAAAAGGCAAGTGGATGCCTGGCAAGGACTCTGCGCCCTTCTTGCTCCAATttgagagcacaagacattcagcgcattaAATAAGCACTAAACGAGATggaaatacagagtggttggttAACATTGTACATAATGAAAAGCGAGAACAGCCACTGGCCTGGCTCATTCCCAGTGTTTCTCCGCTTTCGTTCATGCCACAATGGCAGGTGTCAGAAAATTCacgtaaagaaagcaaaaaataaattgaaaagcgCATGTGCTTCTTTCTGGTAACATACACGCACCTGCACTTTTTCTCAGCACGTAATTTGGTATCACAAATACGTGAGATAGTTCTTTCGTGCTTCATTTCGCAGGGGCAGCGCGGTTCACGGATAGTGGCCAGAGTAGCTGGGATACCTGTCACAAAGCAGCACATCTTCCTCACGGCCATCTTAATTTTCTTAGTGACAATCGTGACAGCCGGCATCATCATCCTGTTCATACGAGAGCAACAAACTGCTCCGACAAAACCCTACTGCAAGACCAACGGTTGCCTCGTTCACGCCTGGCGTCTTTCCGATAAACTAAACAGCAGCCTCGATCCTTGCCAAAACTTCGGTGCCTACGTCTGTTCCGCTTGGTCCCCACCAGAGGGCTACCTTGAGCACTCTAACTCAGCCATGGATGACGTACGGAAATCTTGGTTTCCGCTGTTCGAAAACATTCTTAGAGAAGGCGCCAAGATAATTCGGGTTGGCCAGAAGCCGCTAGTCATGTACACAACATGCATGGGCGACAGTAAAATATACGGTTCTAAGGTGGATATCTTCTGGAAATTCCTAAAGCAGTGTAGACTGTCATGGCCGGAAGAGCCAGAGACAAGTGACACCAGCGCACTCGATGTACTGATAACACTCGCATTCAAGTGGCAGGTTTCACTCTTCTTTCAATTAAGACTACTGCGCTTGGGACCCACACCCAATTGGCGTTTGACTTTAGATCCAGGCCCACTTATACCGCTAATGTACCAGCATCATCTAACAGTCAAAAATACCGGCGGATACGCCAAGTACTGGGCGGCGTTCTTCTACATCCTCAAGGGAAGCTATGACAAGGAGGCGACGATAAATCAGACGCTCATAGAGACAACCATAGCATTGGAAGGGGACGTCTTTAGAAGTCTCCTATTGGCCATGCGTCCACCTGTACTCCACCCAGTACTGCTGCCAATCGCCAAGATTGGACTCTACACTCTGCCTCTGGACTCGAAGCAGTGGCTACGGGCATTAAAGCAATTAGAGCTTGAGCCTGAGGTGAAATCGAACGACCAGGTTCTCTTAACCGACAAAAACTTCTTCCATACCATGGCGGCCGTGATGGCCTCGTACACGGACACCAAGCTGCTGTCCCTGATTGCGTGGTCTTGCGTGCAGCTGTTTGCACCGGCAGTGGATTTGCAGCTGCTGAAGAACCGGTACGACCAAGGCGTCATACTTTACCGGCCATACTTCTGCGAACGTTTTGTCGAGACTGCCTACCGGCTCCTGGTAATTTCCCTCACCTCTGTCTCGCGCTTCTCAATACAGGAGCGCGCCGTCATCTCTgcaaatttcgacaacctggttGCAACCGCCAGCGGTTTGGTCAACGCCACAGACTGGCTGGATGCCGACAACCGACAGCTTGCCGCCGTGAAGCTGTCTTCGACACGCTTGCAGCTGTGGCCCCCAGAGCATTTCCTGGAGAACGAGGCACTCGATCGCATGTACGCGGCTTTTCCCAGCGCCGAATTGCCGTTTGCAGAATATTGGATCCAATCGAGTCGGCGTGCCGCTGATATGTACCGTACGAGTGCCAATATCGACGTCTTGAGCTACAAGGTCAACTACGCGCTGCCGTACCTGGTATACGATGCTGCAAGTGGCACAGTGAAGGTAGCTGTGGGTGCCATTTCTCCGCCCCTGTACTACTCTGACGGGAACAAAGCTATGTTCTACGGAGGACTCGGATTCTCCATGGCGGTCAATCTCGTCGCATCCATCGACAGACAGGGACTGCGGTGGCATCCGAACGGCTCGTTCGGCGACTCCTTTTTGTCCAAGTAAGCTTCTTTAGCCTAGTTTTGCGACCGTGATGAATTTAACTTTTATAGGGCATGTTATTCCAGAACAACACAGATACACTGCTTTCCTAATATGATTGACATAATCACTCATTATTTTCGCTACTTCGCCAAATAATGGTTCAAGGCTTTGCTTGTGATGATGCGCCACCATCGTGGGCCATGACGCGGTTGTTCGAACTAAGCTAGCCTTTGTAGGTAATTGTGCGAAGAAATTTCTTGATCAAGTCAGGAGATCCTTTTGCCAGGAATGATAGAAGGGTGTACGCGTATATTGACAACCGAAATGGAAGAGCTAGTTTCTTAACTGATATATGACTGAAGAACTTTGATATCGCGGTGCGCTCTCAAGTACGCGCGACTGCATTTTGGAACACTTGGAAAATTTTTACAGAGTGGAGCCACCCAAATACTACGAACTTCATATTGTAGAAGTGATCGGAAAGCAGGTCGCTGAGTCCACAATATTCAAACGGATGCGAAAGGACTTACTTAATAATCATAGTGGGAATGTAAAATGACCTGTCTTAATTAGTGCGCTATTAACACCGCACCTCCGTTTTGCTATAGCTATGGAAAATTACAGTACTCTTTTTTacagcgccgcttctcgagcctTCGAAGACCGGGACGGCTGCCTGGCCACTGCACAGCAGGCGCCCGTCGTCGACTCCCCCACCTATTCGACCCGAACCGGCTCCAGGACCAGCGTCTTTCCCGAGATTCCCGCGCTCGAAGTCGCCTATGCAGCATACAGGCGTTCCATCAGCGAAAGCGACGACGACAGTCCGCAGGGCATTCCCCGGAGTCTCTCGGGCGATCAGGTGTTCTTCATGACTTTGTGCTACATGACGTGCAGCCTTCCCGAAGCCATGGGTCCGCACACGGTCGACTGCAACAAGGCTGTCAGCAATTCGGAGGCATTCGCGCGGGCTTTTCAATGCCCGTACGGATCGAAGATGAATCCGAAGAAGAAGTGCACATTCTTCTCCTGATATGTGG is a window from the Dermacentor variabilis isolate Ectoservices chromosome 3, ASM5094787v1, whole genome shotgun sequence genome containing:
- the LOC142574363 gene encoding endothelin-converting enzyme 1-like, with the protein product MDDVRKSWFPLFENILREGAKIIRVGQKPLVMYTTCMGDSKIYGSKVDIFWKFLKQCRLSWPEEPETSDTSALDVLITLAFKWQVSLFFQLRLLRLGPTPNWRLTLDPGPLIPLMYQHHLTVKNTGGYAKYWAAFFYILKGSYDKEATINQTLIETTIALEGDVFRSLLLAMRPPVLHPVLLPIAKIGLYTLPLDSKQWLRALKQLELEPEVKSNDQVLLTDKNFFHTMAAVMASYTDTKLLSLIAWSCVQLFAPAVDLQLLKNRYDQGVILYRPYFCERFVETAYRLLVISLTSVSRFSIQERAVISANFDNLVATASGLVNATDWLDADNRQLAAVKLSSTRLQLWPPEHFLENEALDRMYAAFPSAELPFAEYWIQSSRRAADMYRTSANIDVLSYKVNYALPYLVYDAASGTVKVAVGAISPPLYYSDGNKAMFYGGLGFSMAVNLVASIDRQGLRWHPNGSFGDSFLSNAASRAFEDRDGCLATAQQAPVVDSPTYSTRTGSRTSVFPEIPALEVAYAAYRRSISESDDDSPQGIPRSLSGDQVFFMTLCYMTCSLPEAMGPHTVDCNKAVSNSEAFARAFQCPYGSKMNPKKKCTFFS